Proteins encoded in a region of the Solanum dulcamara chromosome 9, daSolDulc1.2, whole genome shotgun sequence genome:
- the LOC129904150 gene encoding chitinase 2-like: protein MSTEAKYFKYWYKLWLYTNKKNKESFKLQESMETFKLYISLLVLQTLLTISRTTTAVSPNCPVVFREYIGALGKNVTFSDVPINPNVEFHFLLSFAIDYTNTKSPEPTNGVFLIYWDIDNLTPSHISSIKAKHKNVKVGMSLGGDTVNGKNATFAPTSITSWVRNAIYSITKIVKEYNLDAIDIDYEHFNADPDTFAECIGQLLYFLKQNNVISYTSIAPYADDSVQVHYLALWRKYGHLIDYVNFQFYAYGKGTTIPQFLQYFETQRCKYKGGNILVSFGTNNIGGLSPEHGFFDACTILRSQGKLHGIFIWSADDSMKDHFLYEKLSQDLLASAT, encoded by the coding sequence ATGTCGACGGAGGCGAAATACTTTAAATATTGGTATAAACTTTGGTTATATACCAATAAAAAGAACAAGGAATCCTTCAAACTCCAAGAAAGCATGGAGACTTTCAAATTATACATCTCCCTTCTAGTCCTTCAGACTCTCTTGACCATTTCACGTACAACCACGGCAGTTTCACCAAACTGTCCTGTGGTTTTCAGAGAATATATTGGAGCTCTAGgcaagaatgtcacattctctgaTGTCCCAATTAATCCAAATGTTGAGTTTCACTTCCTCCTCTCCTTTGCTATAGACTACACAAACACAAAGTCACCAGAACCCACAAATGGTGTCTTCTTGATCTATTGGGACATTGATAACCTAACCCCTTCTCATATTTCTTCCATCAAGGCCAAGCATAAAAACGTTAAGGTAGGTATGAGTCTTGGCGGTGATACAGTGAATGGTAAAAATGCCACCTTCGCTCCTACATCAATTACATCTTGGGTGAGAAATGCAATATATTCAATCACCAAGATAGTGAAAGAGTATAACCTGGATGCAATAGATATAGATTATGAACACTTCAATGCAGATCCAGATACATTTGCAGAGTGCATCGGGCAACTGTTGTACTTCCTTAAACAAAACAATGTCATCTCTTACACATCAATAGCACCATATGCAGATGATTCAGTGCAGGTGCATTATTTAGCACTCTGGAGAAAGTATGGTCATCTAATAGACTATGTCAACTTCCAATTTTACGCCTACGGAAAGGGCACAACCATACCTCAATTCCTGCAGTACTTTGAAACCCAGAGATGTAAATATAAAGGAGGCAACATTCTTGTGAGTTTTGGAACTAATAATATTGGTGGCTTGTCTCCTGAACATGGATTCTTTGATGCATGCACCATACTAAGGAGCCAGGGAAAACTTCATGGTATCTTTATTTGGTCTGCAGATGACTCTATGAAGGATCATTTCCTATATGAAAAGTTGTCACAGGACCTCTTAGCAAGTGCAACTTAA
- the LOC129903768 gene encoding chitinase 2-like, which translates to MESLKFCISLLVLQALFNISPTTEAAPAFCPVVFREYIGAEGKNVTFSDVPINPNVEFHFLLSFAIDYTNTKSPEPTNGVFLIYWDIDNLTPSHISSIKAKHKNVKVGMSLGGDTVNGKNATFAPTSITSWVRKAIYSITTIVKEYNLDAIDIDYEHFNADPDTFAECIGRLLYYLKQNNVVTYISIAPYADDSVQAHYLALWKKYGHLIDYVNFQFYAYEKGTTIPQFLQYFETQMYNYKGGKILVSFGTDNSGGLSPRHGFFDACSILRSQGTLHGIFIWSADDSTKDRFLYEKLSQDLLASAI; encoded by the coding sequence ATGGAGTCCTTAAAATTTTGCATCTCACTTCTTGTCCTTCAAGCTCTCTTCAACATTTCCCCTACAACCGAGGCAGCTCCAGCATTCTGCCCTGTGGTTTTCAGAGAATACATTGGAGCTGAGGgcaagaatgtcacattctctgaTGTCCCAATTAATCCAAATGTTGAGTTTCACTTCCTCCTCTCCTTTGCTATAGACTACACAAACACAAAGTCACCAGAACCCACAAATGGTGTCTTCTTGATCTATTGGGACATTGATAACCTAACCCCTTCTCATATTTCTTCCATCAAGGCCAAGCATAAAAACGTTAAGGTAGGTATGAGTCTTGGCGGTGATACAGTGAATGGTAAAAATGCCACCTTCGCTCCTACTTCAATTACTTCTTGGGTAAGAAAAGCAATATATTCAATCACCACGATAGTGAAAGAGTATAACCTGGATGCAATAGATATAGATTATGAACACTTCAATGCAGATCCAGATACATTCGCCGAGTGCATTGGGCGACTGTTGTACTATCTTAAACAAAACAATGTTGTCACTTACATATCAATAGCACCATATGCCGATGATTCAGTGCAAGCGCACTATTTAGCACTCTGGAAAAAGTACGGTCATCTAATAGACTATGTCAACTTCCAATTTTATGCCTATGAAAAGGGCACAACCATTCCTCAGTTCCTACAGTACTTTGAAACTCAGATGTATAACTATAAAGGAGGCAAGATTCTAGTTAGCTTTGGAACTGACAACAGTGGTGGCTTGTCTCCTAGACATGGATTCTTTGATGCATGCAGCATACTAAGGAGTCAGGGAACACTTCATGGTATCTTTATTTGGTCTGCAGATGACTCTACGAAAGATCGTTTTCTATATGAAAAGTTGTCGCAGGACCTCTTAGCAAGTGCAATTTGA
- the LOC129904151 gene encoding uncharacterized protein LOC129904151, translating into MKTVSGKVKSTTPISLSDAAKSISKFAVSDHEASHAVSLYVQRAADSFNNLVKVHQKLSSNCVKKEYSNDDIEISESRHHHEKIREVGLKVEDVVKNEDIPNGFRESKKSKNLVKEENAEADTRNKTKNSPKVDKVKHQKLIKTEQRLDIGEGETEKSNINELEFVQIDMELELKEVKEGGMTSRDKKKMKKKKDRGVGDSEHEVGKVEEDLGKKAEEEGKKRKSMDPDAGENAGSTEQNSKKKSKKRRIEGEK; encoded by the coding sequence ATGAAGACTGTATCAGGCAAAGTAAAATCTACAACTCCAATCTCTCTCTCCGATGCAGCAAAATCCATCTCCAAATTTGCTGTATCAGACCATGAAGCTTCACATGCCGTTTCCTTATATGTCCAACGTGCTGCCGATTCATTCAACAATCTTGTAAAGGTTCATCAGAAACTCAGTTCCAATTGTGTGAAAAAGGAGTATTCTAATGATGATATCGAAATTTCAGAAAGTAGGCATCATCATGAGAAAATTCGGGAGGTGGGTTTAAAGGTTGAAGATGTAGTGAAGAATGAGGATATCCCAAATGGGTTCCGAGAAAGCAAGAAAAGCAAGAATCTTGTCAAGGAAGAAAACGCGGAAGCTGATACGAGGAATAAGACcaaaaactcaccaaaagttgaTAAAGTGAAGCATCAGAAATTGATAAAGACTGAACAACGACTCGATATAGGCGAAGGAGAGACAGAAAAATCCAACATAAATGAGCTGGAGTTTGTTCAAATAGATATGGAACTGGAGCTCAAGGAGGTTAAGGAAGGTGGTATGACAAGTAGAGataagaagaaaatgaagaaaaagaaggataGAGGTGTAGGTGACAGTGAGCACGAGGTGGGGAAAGTGGAAGAAGATTTGGGTAAAAAGGCGGAGGAGGAagggaagaagaggaagagtaTGGATCCTGATGCTGGTGAAAATGCTGGTTCAACAGAGCAGAATAGTAAGAAAAAGAGTAAAAAGAGAAGAATTGAAGGTGAAAAGTAA